The Euwallacea similis isolate ESF13 chromosome 18, ESF131.1, whole genome shotgun sequence genome contains a region encoding:
- the LOC136414857 gene encoding uncharacterized protein codes for MAKRVTAVLTLCVLGALGKIIPEEEINRRDNSPVVETADGFVLGTTDVTEKGTRYNAFRGIPYAKPPIGNLRFASPVKYSPWNGYWNATKDANVCIQGSGDTISGSEDCLYVSVYAPQDASNLAVMVWVYGGAFTSGGSSYENYAPDFLLDDNVVYVSFNYRLGILGFMSTEDQTVSGNWGLKDQVLALQWIHDNIAAFGGDRNRITIFGESAGGASVSYLLQIPQAQGLFNNAIIQSGSSLNLWALTTRARQAAFQVGYNLGIPALLARTLLDRLRDVDAYRLQNTATSVLTQVYIVNPLRGLPWAPIIEVEGPDAVFTKNSDDFLRSGEFPNKVPVMIGFTSNEAGHAHGLSETLRQYLALFDLSSTNLAPYSLSSRSSVRRTVADEVRSSYFGTEALSSQLNEVVDFINVDQFTRGVRRLAEDVAPHVPAVYFYVFGYQGQITGETPYDGAGHAEELFYLFKQPGTYSSTDLVVRDKLVKLWTNFAKSSNPTPTTEALLDNIAWPPVTPGSGTLNYVWLNESLSLDVNPSQKDYDFYSKLFQEHGDGSYLILPILMGTLGEDSPVVEISDGKILGVFGETDKGTKYNAFKGIPYAQPPLGDLRFASPVKNSPWSDYWNATAEANICIQGSGDAVRGSEDCLYVNVYAPQNAENLAVMVWIYGGAFTSGDSTYDSYVPDFFLDENVVLVSFNYRLGVFGFLSTEDQVASGNFGLKDQVLALKWIRENIAHFGGDSNRVTIFGESAGGASVSYLVQIPQAQGLFDAAIIQSGNSLNLWALTTRARSLAFKLGWRLGIPTFRSKTLLKRLRTVNAYTLQQRAQTIQTALLVTNPLRGLVFAPIKEAEGPDAVFTQNSDDYLRSGGFPSKVPMMVGFTSNEAGHAHGLPEWLRQYLLVFDVSISNLVPYSLTSSTIKKLSAAVKTKHHFFGWSSMRRQFNKVVKYINSDQFTRGIRRFVDNVTPYVPSVYFYVFGYMGQIVGENPYDGAGHAEELFYLFKQPGQYSDKDLVVSKKLVKLWTNFAKTFNPTPAQDPLLDNITWPKVDPNSGNLDFIWLNYTLSPDVNPDQESYQFFNKLFDKYGRGSYTTY; via the exons tCCCCGGTAAAATACTCCCCTTGGAATGGTTATTGGAACGCTACCAAAGATGCTAACGTCTGCATTCAGGGCTCTGGAGATACTATTAGCGGCAGCGAAGACTGCCTTTACGTCAGCGTTTACGCTCCTCAG GATGCTTCCAATTTGGCTGTTATGGTTTGGGTTTACGGTGGAGCCTTCACTAGCGGCGGCTCTTCCTACGAAAACTACGCCCCAGATTTCTTACTAGACGACAATGTCGTCTACGTCTCCTTCAACTACCGTCTTGGTATTCTCGGCTTCATGAGCACAGAGGACCAAACGGTATCCGGAAATTGGGGCCTCAAAGACCAAGTCCTGGCTCTTCAATGGATCCACGACAACATCGCCGCCTTCGGAGGAGACCGCAACAGAATCACCATTTTCGGTGAAAGCGCTGGCGGGGCTTCGGTGTCGTATTTGCTGCAAATTCCTCAGGCGCAAG GTTTGTTCAACAACGCAATCATACAAAGCGGATCATCGTTGAATTTGTGGGCACTAACAACCCGGGCTAGGCAGGCTGCTTTCCAGGTGGGATACAATCTTGGAATTCCAGCTCTTTTGGCCAGGACTTTGCTAGACAGGCTTAGGGATGTGGATGCTTATAGGCTGCAAAATACTGCGACGAGCGTTTTAACTCAA GTGTATATCGTGAATCCCCTGAGAGGTCTACCTTGGGCCCCCATAATAGAAGTGGAAGGTCCCGATGCAGTCTTCACAAAAAATAGTGATGACTTTTTGCGAAGTGGAGAATTCCCCAACAAGGTTCCTGTCATGATCGGATTTACGAGCAATGAGGCCGGACACGCTCATGGATTGTCAG AGACTCTTCGGCAATATTTGGCATTGTTCGACTTATCCAGCACCAATTTGGCGCCTTACAGCTTGAGTTCCCGCAGTTCCGTCAGAAGAACCGTCGCCGATGAGGTCAGATCGTCATATTTCGGTACCGAGGCGTTATCCAGCCAGTTAAACGAAGTGGTTGAT tttatcaACGTAGACCAATTTACCAGAGGAGTGCGGAGATTGGCAGAGGACGTGGCCCCTCACGTACCTGCAGTTTACTTCTACGTTTTTGGTTATCAGGGACAAATTACTGGGGAAACTCCCTATGATG GAGCCGGACATGCTGAGGAGCTCTTCTACTTGTTTAAACAACCTGGAACATACAGCTCCACCGACTTGGTAGTGCGGGACAAACTGGTTAAACTATGGACCAATTTTGCCAAATCATC CAACCCAACTCCTACGACAGAGGCCTTGCTGGACAACATCGCATGGCCCCCAGTCACTCCTGGAAGTGGGACTCTGAACTATGTGTGGCTTAACGAGAGCCTAAGCTTAGATGTTAATCCTAGCCAGAAAGACTACGACTTCTACAGCAAACTTTTCCAGGAACATGGCGACGGCAGTTACT TGATTTTGCCCATCTTGATGGGCACTTTGGGAGAG GACAGTCCAGTGGTAGAAATTTCTGATGGAAAAATCTTGGGCGTATTCGGGGAGACAGACAAGGGTACTAAGTACAATGCATTTAAGGGCATTCCCTATGCCCAACCACCCCTTGGAGACTTGAGATTCGCC TCACCAGTAAAGAATTCACCATGGAGCGATTACTGGAACGCCACAGCCGAAGCCAATATCTGCATTCAAGGCTCTGGAGACGCTGTTAGAGGCTCTGAGGACTGTCTTTACGTCAACGTCTATGCGCCCCAA AATGCCGAGAATCTGGCAGTGATGGTTTGGATCTATGGAGGCGCCTTCACCAGCGGAGACTCTACTTACGACAGCTACGTTCCAGATTTCTTCCTCGACGAAAACGTGGTTCTAGTCTCCTTCAACTATCGCTTGGGGGTGTTTGGCTTCCTGAGCACTGAAGACCAAGTGGCCTCCGGCAATTTTGGCCTCAAAGACCAGGTCTTGGCTCTGAAATGGATCAGGGAAAATATCGCCCATTTTGGAGGAGACAGTAATCGCGTCACCATTTTTGGCGAAAGCGCCGGCGGAGCCTCGGTTTCGTATTTGGTCCAAATCCCTCAAGCTCAAGGGCTGTTCGACGCTGCCATTATCCAAAGTGGGAACTCTTTGAACCTTTGGGCGCTGACCACAAGGGCCAGGAGCTTAGCCTTTAAGCTTGGATGGAGGCTGGGAATTCCTACTTTTCGCAGCAAGACTTTGCTTAAGCGGTTGCGGACGGTGAATGCTTATACCTTACAGCAAAGGGCGCAGACTATTCAAACCGCTCTCTTGGTAACTAACCCTCTGAGAGGGCTTGTGTTTGCTCCGATCAAAGAGGCTGAGGGACCAGATGCGGTCTTCACGCAGAACAGCGACGATTACTTGAGGTCTGGAGGGTTCCCCAGCAAGGTGCCCATGATGGTCGGGTTTACCAGCAATGAAGCTGGACATGCCCACGGACTGCCCG AATGGCTGCGTCAATATTTGCTTGTGTTCGACGTCTCCATATCAAATTTAGTACCTTACAGCCTAACATCTAGCACAATTAAGAAGCTGTCGGCTGCCGTTAAGACAAAACACCACTTTTTCGGGTGGTCCTCAATGAGGAGGCAATTTAATAAGGTGGTCAAG TACATCAACAGTGACCAGTTCACCAGAGGGATTCGAAGATTTGTTGATAACGTGACCCCCTATGTCCCGTCTGTATATTTCTACGTTTTCGGCTACATGGGACAGATCGTCGGAGAAAATCCTTATGATG GCGCTGGACATGCAGAAGAATTGTTCTACTTGTTCAAACAACCCGGACAGTACAGCGACAAGGACCTGGTTGTAAGCAAAAAGCTCGTTAAGCTATGGACTAATTTCGCTAAAACTTT CAATCCGACGCCGGCCCAGGACCCCCTGCTCGACAACATAACATGGCCTAAAGTGGACCCGAATAGCGGCAATTTAGACTTCATTTGGCTCAATTATACTCTCTCGCCTGATGTTAATCCCGACCAAGAGAGTTATCAATTCTTCAACAAACTGTTTGATAAGTACGGCCGAGGCAGCTATACCACCTACTAA